A portion of the Streptomyces rishiriensis genome contains these proteins:
- a CDS encoding class I SAM-dependent methyltransferase: protein MGRVTRTADLWHHYGRIRHTTDRAVPGEFHWSWGQDSGPGAELLGDLDGRCVGDLGAGAARQASHLAVHHHPAGIVAVDASPAQHAMACDLYGHLAPRLRLALCDVPAHLRASTDTYDVLYSVFGAVDFTEPRELLPAAASALRPGGRLVFSTLAHHLGGTPAHPYVQHTEIGGKTPDGTAAVIRRWVLREHVWTKLLDEAGFTRITTEVLPGGPGPRAADTLLVTAYRTQEPHTV from the coding sequence ATGGGCCGGGTGACTCGCACCGCAGACCTCTGGCACCACTACGGCCGCATCCGGCACACCACCGACCGTGCCGTGCCCGGCGAATTCCACTGGAGCTGGGGCCAGGACAGCGGCCCCGGAGCGGAACTCCTCGGCGACCTCGACGGCCGGTGTGTAGGCGATCTCGGAGCTGGGGCGGCCCGGCAGGCGTCCCACCTGGCTGTCCACCACCACCCCGCCGGCATCGTCGCCGTCGATGCCTCGCCCGCTCAGCACGCCATGGCCTGCGACCTGTACGGCCATCTCGCCCCGCGGCTGCGACTGGCCCTTTGTGACGTGCCCGCCCACCTCAGGGCCAGCACCGACACCTACGACGTGCTCTACAGCGTCTTCGGCGCCGTCGACTTCACCGAGCCGCGCGAGTTGCTGCCCGCAGCGGCGAGCGCGCTACGCCCGGGTGGACGGCTGGTTTTTTCCACCCTCGCCCATCACCTCGGCGGCACGCCCGCCCACCCGTACGTGCAGCACACCGAGATCGGCGGGAAGACACCGGACGGCACGGCGGCCGTCATACGCCGCTGGGTGCTCCGGGAACACGTGTGGACCAAGCTCCTCGACGAGGCCGGGTTCACCCGGATCACTACCGAGGTTCTGCCCGGCGGACCGGGGCCGCGCGCCGCCGACACGCTCCTGGTGACGGCGTATCGCACGCAGGAACCGCACACCGTCTGA
- the tgmC gene encoding ATP-grasp peptide maturase system methyltransferase, with translation MSDYEPLLRRLIDAVTAVGSLRTDPWKKAAEAVPRHEFLRTGFFRAVPHTSPTAWAPVLQDQDGWLSACYADESLVTQIAGTIRPANIHGEIMREPTSSSTLPSLVLRMLEDLLVEPDMNVLEIGTGTGYSTAVLCARLGDDHVSSIEYDEGVAQQARDALSRLGTFPTLLTGDGLAGHEHGAPYDRIIATCAVHTVPATWLEQTQPGGHILTTIGGWLNASELVRLTVHEDGTASGPVLSGQVSFMLARPHLPPPIGLLPDLSAGNEREALIGADVLTDWTSRFVAQFAAPQAQHMQLRQGEQDEDVLIDAMTGSWAALYEENGRWIVRQGGPQPPWDAIEDHLGRWHAAGTPTVQKAAVRVTAQSQSIHWGHA, from the coding sequence GTGAGCGACTACGAACCACTCCTGCGGCGGCTCATCGACGCCGTGACGGCCGTCGGATCTCTGCGCACGGACCCGTGGAAGAAGGCCGCTGAGGCCGTGCCCAGGCACGAGTTCCTGCGCACTGGCTTCTTCCGCGCAGTGCCCCACACGTCGCCCACCGCCTGGGCCCCGGTACTTCAGGATCAGGATGGCTGGCTCTCCGCCTGTTACGCCGACGAATCTTTGGTCACACAGATCGCTGGCACGATCAGACCAGCCAATATCCACGGCGAGATCATGCGCGAACCCACCAGCTCCAGCACGCTCCCCTCGCTGGTACTGCGCATGCTGGAGGACCTCCTCGTAGAGCCGGACATGAACGTGCTGGAGATCGGGACCGGAACCGGCTACTCCACCGCCGTGCTCTGCGCGCGCCTGGGCGATGACCACGTCAGCTCGATCGAATACGACGAGGGGGTCGCCCAGCAAGCTCGAGACGCTCTCAGCCGACTCGGCACCTTTCCCACTCTGCTGACTGGCGACGGTCTTGCTGGCCACGAGCACGGCGCACCCTACGACCGGATCATCGCCACCTGCGCTGTACACACCGTGCCCGCGACTTGGCTCGAACAGACCCAGCCCGGCGGGCACATCCTGACGACCATCGGCGGCTGGCTCAACGCATCCGAACTGGTCCGCCTAACCGTCCACGAAGACGGCACTGCATCTGGGCCAGTACTGAGCGGACAGGTCAGCTTCATGCTCGCCCGCCCCCACCTGCCGCCGCCCATCGGGCTGCTCCCCGACCTCAGTGCCGGCAACGAACGCGAAGCCCTCATTGGGGCCGACGTCCTCACCGACTGGACCAGCCGCTTTGTCGCACAGTTCGCCGCGCCCCAGGCACAGCACATGCAACTGCGGCAGGGCGAGCAAGACGAGGACGTCCTGATCGATGCCATGACCGGATCGTGGGCCGCGCTCTACGAAGAGAATGGTCGCTGGATCGTCCGGCAGGGCGGTCCTCAACCCCCCTGGGACGCCATCGAGGACCATCTGGGCCGCTGGCATGCCGCCGGAACTCCGACGGTTCAAAAGGCCGCAGTCCGGGTTACCGCGCAATCCCAGAGCATCCACTGGGGGCATGCATGA
- the tgmB gene encoding ATP-grasp ribosomal peptide maturase produces the protein MSDQRPVLVVTSLYDPTADVVINELHDRDVPVMRFDSGDFPASLSVEAEITQNGIQGRISTPTRSAELAHVRALYYRRPTGFAFPHLEDQDARFAITQARYGLGGVIASLPDCLYVNHPHRIGDAEFKPAGLAAAVQVGLQVPPTLVTSQPEAARTFIERHGPVIYKPLHNPAYHVDDVSCTVEIAEAAAGDIDDRVSGTAHLFQQRVPKTADVRVTAIGPHTFSVRIDSDLLDWRTDYSHLTYTPVSAPEQIEIALHDYLDHFGLLFGAFDFALDAEGQWWFLECNPSGQWYWLQNETGLPMCAALTDLLERKS, from the coding sequence ATGAGCGATCAGCGTCCAGTGCTGGTCGTCACCAGCCTTTATGACCCCACAGCCGACGTGGTGATCAACGAGCTCCACGACCGGGATGTCCCAGTCATGCGGTTCGACTCGGGAGACTTCCCCGCATCGCTGTCGGTGGAGGCAGAGATCACTCAAAACGGCATCCAGGGACGCATCAGCACCCCGACGCGCAGTGCCGAGCTGGCCCACGTCCGCGCGCTCTACTACCGTCGCCCAACCGGCTTCGCCTTCCCTCACCTCGAAGATCAGGATGCGCGGTTCGCTATCACACAAGCCCGATACGGCCTCGGCGGTGTGATCGCCTCGCTCCCTGACTGCCTGTATGTGAACCACCCTCACCGCATTGGCGACGCTGAATTCAAACCGGCCGGCCTCGCCGCTGCGGTGCAGGTCGGCCTCCAGGTTCCGCCTACTCTCGTCACCTCCCAACCTGAGGCTGCCAGGACCTTCATCGAGCGCCACGGACCGGTGATCTACAAGCCCTTGCACAATCCCGCCTATCACGTCGACGACGTCTCCTGCACGGTCGAGATTGCCGAGGCGGCTGCCGGAGACATCGACGACCGGGTGTCTGGCACCGCCCACCTTTTCCAACAGCGCGTACCAAAGACAGCGGACGTCCGCGTGACAGCGATCGGACCTCACACCTTCAGCGTCCGGATCGACTCGGATCTGTTGGACTGGCGCACCGACTACAGCCACCTGACCTACACCCCCGTATCCGCCCCCGAGCAGATCGAGATCGCACTTCACGACTACCTCGACCACTTCGGACTGCTCTTCGGCGCATTCGACTTCGCTCTCGACGCCGAAGGCCAATGGTGGTTCCTGGAATGCAACCCCTCCGGCCAGTGGTACTGGCTACAGAACGAGACCGGACTGCCCATGTGCGCAGCCCTGACCGATCTACTGGAAAGGAAATCGTGA
- the tgmA gene encoding putative ATP-grasp-modified RiPP: protein MFVHSDRLPTSVAIPQGINTPKPWGISRMAPYPTSAPEYAQAELNPVTQTAIFFDGSGRAMEMPGHGTSTGTSPATGTSPDGNGSTQDSDTGSDNDQ from the coding sequence ATGTTTGTGCATTCAGACCGTCTGCCCACAAGCGTAGCCATCCCGCAGGGCATCAACACCCCCAAGCCGTGGGGCATCAGCCGCATGGCGCCGTACCCGACATCGGCTCCCGAATACGCACAGGCAGAGCTGAACCCGGTCACCCAGACCGCCATATTCTTCGACGGCTCAGGCCGGGCGATGGAGATGCCCGGCCACGGCACCAGCACTGGCACCAGTCCGGCCACGGGAACCAGCCCCGACGGCAACGGCTCCACTCAAGACAGCGACACAGGCAGCGACAACGACCAATGA
- a CDS encoding GNAT family N-acetyltransferase, producing MSTPSTHTDVVIRTYGPGQVAPLIDTVADLWADAHPEIVDTPGAATDGLSVPALRRQVLGHVHHHREGFTLVAAYAHGAMVGFGYAFPCTPEYWFGSELLPQIPEPVRAGRLMGLCELAVTAAWQGRGIGTRLHAALVTSINPEWSSLLVRPDNASGRSLYDRLGYRYAGPYRNEADGPVYDLLLLRVESAEGLPEPRR from the coding sequence GTGAGCACCCCCAGCACCCACACAGACGTCGTGATCCGCACGTACGGACCCGGCCAGGTCGCACCGCTGATCGACACGGTCGCCGACCTCTGGGCCGACGCCCACCCCGAGATCGTGGACACCCCTGGCGCCGCCACTGACGGCCTGTCCGTACCCGCGCTGCGCCGTCAGGTCCTCGGACATGTCCACCACCACAGGGAGGGATTCACACTGGTCGCGGCGTACGCGCACGGCGCCATGGTCGGCTTCGGGTACGCCTTTCCCTGCACGCCGGAGTACTGGTTCGGCAGCGAACTGCTGCCCCAGATCCCTGAACCTGTCCGCGCCGGTCGTCTGATGGGGCTGTGCGAGCTTGCGGTCACCGCAGCCTGGCAGGGCCGGGGCATCGGTACCCGTCTACACGCCGCACTCGTCACATCGATCAACCCGGAGTGGTCCTCTCTGCTGGTACGTCCCGACAACGCCAGTGGGCGCTCGCTGTACGACAGGCTCGGCTACCGGTACGCCGGCCCGTACCGCAACGAAGCCGACGGGCCGGTCTATGACCTTCTGCTCCTCCGGGTTGAATCTGCTGAGGGTTTGCCGGAACCAAGGCGCTGA
- a CDS encoding thiamine pyrophosphate-binding protein: MRVYEAIVKGLEGVGVRAAFGGAGENAAGLMLALKHSRQIRPIIARHEQAASFMACGYAMYTNRLGFCFATAGPGAFNLFSGLAVAMSDSYTVLAVSGYASREWQGRGSLNETSGLNRTPDSRAMFAATTKKSFLLTDANDTCDVLEEAVNIAFEGRPGPVHIHVPEDLTHPGVEVTNFRPIRLDVAPVLPDPARVDEITSVLADALAQRKRIVALAGFGAIRSGAGPQVKRLIERFQIPLLTTLDGKGIVSEAHPLAVGVFADSGHSSAWKAFREADIVLCIGNSLNQHATFNYREDLFKDKLLIHVNISETEFHKAYPPDHALLSDARPAVEALVDALEKKMPGDVPAADVKSRDYEARHITHLTGKIHPGQLAQSIGRMLPPHAVLLADAGAHLAWLGYYVELEEGQNFRKAGSFGPMAGHVNGAIGLKIAHPERTVVVGCGDGCYSLAGFELMTAVENDIPVIWVIFDDEEFKLIKLFQLATYRESALVEFQNPDFAAYAHACGADGYRVETLDEFEEAFRTALASGRPTVIDAKITRWAVPHYSPSPDGVIDALVEAVEKRLRD; this comes from the coding sequence ATGAGAGTCTATGAGGCCATCGTCAAGGGGCTGGAAGGCGTCGGCGTGCGGGCGGCGTTCGGCGGCGCGGGGGAGAACGCCGCCGGTCTGATGCTGGCGCTGAAACATTCCCGGCAGATCCGGCCGATCATCGCCCGGCACGAACAGGCAGCGTCCTTCATGGCCTGCGGCTACGCCATGTACACCAACCGGCTGGGCTTCTGCTTCGCGACCGCCGGGCCCGGCGCGTTCAACCTGTTCTCCGGGCTGGCGGTGGCGATGTCCGACTCCTACACCGTCCTCGCCGTCTCCGGGTACGCGTCACGGGAGTGGCAGGGACGGGGGTCGCTCAACGAAACGTCGGGCCTGAACCGCACGCCCGACTCCCGGGCGATGTTCGCGGCCACCACCAAGAAGTCCTTCCTGCTCACCGACGCCAACGACACCTGCGACGTCCTCGAGGAAGCGGTCAACATCGCCTTCGAGGGCCGGCCCGGACCCGTGCACATCCACGTCCCCGAGGACCTCACCCACCCTGGTGTCGAGGTCACGAACTTCCGGCCGATCCGGCTCGACGTCGCCCCGGTCCTGCCCGACCCGGCGCGCGTGGACGAGATCACGTCGGTGCTGGCCGACGCCCTGGCCCAGCGGAAACGGATCGTGGCCCTTGCCGGCTTCGGCGCGATCCGCAGCGGGGCGGGACCGCAGGTCAAGCGATTGATCGAGCGGTTCCAGATCCCCTTGCTCACCACGCTGGACGGCAAGGGCATCGTGTCCGAGGCACATCCACTCGCCGTGGGCGTCTTCGCGGACAGCGGCCACTCCAGTGCCTGGAAGGCCTTCCGCGAGGCCGACATCGTGCTGTGCATCGGGAACTCCCTCAACCAGCACGCGACGTTCAACTACCGCGAGGACCTGTTCAAGGACAAGCTCCTCATCCACGTGAACATCTCCGAGACGGAGTTCCACAAGGCGTACCCGCCCGACCACGCGTTGCTGAGCGACGCCCGCCCGGCGGTGGAGGCCCTCGTCGACGCACTGGAGAAGAAGATGCCCGGCGATGTGCCGGCGGCCGACGTCAAAAGCCGGGACTACGAGGCCCGGCACATCACCCACCTCACCGGGAAGATCCACCCCGGTCAGCTCGCGCAGTCGATCGGCCGGATGCTGCCGCCGCACGCCGTCCTCCTCGCGGACGCGGGCGCCCATCTGGCCTGGCTCGGCTACTACGTCGAGCTGGAGGAGGGACAGAACTTCCGCAAGGCCGGCTCCTTCGGGCCGATGGCCGGGCACGTCAACGGCGCCATCGGCCTGAAGATCGCGCACCCGGAACGGACCGTCGTCGTCGGCTGCGGCGACGGCTGCTACTCCCTGGCCGGGTTCGAGCTCATGACCGCCGTCGAGAACGACATCCCCGTCATCTGGGTCATCTTCGACGACGAGGAGTTCAAGCTGATCAAACTCTTCCAGCTCGCCACCTACCGGGAGAGCGCCCTGGTCGAGTTCCAGAACCCGGACTTCGCGGCGTACGCGCACGCGTGCGGCGCCGACGGCTACCGCGTGGAGACACTCGACGAGTTCGAGGAGGCCTTCCGCACGGCCCTCGCCTCCGGCCGGCCCACCGTCATCGACGCAAAGATCACCCGCTGGGCCGTCCCCCACTACAGCCCCTCACCCGACGGCGTAATCGACGCCCTCGTGGAAGCCGTCGAAAAACGCCTCCGCGACTGA
- a CDS encoding thiamine pyrophosphate-binding protein: MQVYEAMVRGLESAGVDTAFGGNGENIASLALALEKSRKIRPIMTRHEQAASFMACGYAMYTGRLGVCFATVGPGAFNLFSGLAVALSDSYPVLALTGFVSLDWRGHGAVNDTSGRGRTPDSQAMFAATTKKSFLLTDIADTCDVLEEAVNTAFEGRPGPVHIHVPQNLTHRGTTVDNYHDVRLDVAPVRPDLEQVQTIAGVLADALREGRRIVLLAGFGTIRSYAEAAVQRFVERFQIPVVTTLDGKGVIPETHPLAAGVFSESGHASAWQAFREADVVLAIGNSLNQHATFGLREGLFDGKTLIQVNIDAGEMGKHYRPAHALVSDARLAVEALGAALERKSAPAGPVQVLGRDHETRHVPHLPGAIHPGRLAQAIGRMLPEDAVLLADAGAHLAWLGYYVDLEQGQNFRKTGTFGPMSAHVNGAIGVKLAQPHRTVVVGCGDGCYSMAGFELMTAVENDIPVIWVIFNDDEYKLVKLYQIATYGESGLVEFQNPDFAMYAKACGADGYHVETLDEFEAAFRAALTSNRPTVIDVKITRWALPHYSTSPEGVVPGMWEALEDRLHQGGRAAQ, translated from the coding sequence ATGCAGGTGTACGAAGCCATGGTCAGGGGGCTGGAGAGCGCGGGTGTCGACACCGCGTTCGGCGGCAACGGCGAGAACATCGCCAGTCTGGCCCTGGCACTGGAGAAGTCGCGGAAGATCCGGCCGATCATGACCCGGCACGAGCAGGCCGCCTCGTTCATGGCGTGCGGCTACGCCATGTATACGGGCCGGCTCGGGGTCTGCTTCGCCACCGTCGGTCCCGGCGCGTTCAACCTCTTCTCCGGCCTCGCCGTCGCCCTGTCCGACTCCTACCCGGTGCTGGCCCTCACCGGTTTCGTCTCCCTCGACTGGCGCGGCCACGGCGCGGTGAACGACACGTCGGGGCGGGGCCGCACCCCCGACTCGCAGGCGATGTTCGCCGCGACGACCAAGAAGTCCTTCCTGCTCACGGACATCGCCGACACGTGCGACGTCCTCGAGGAGGCCGTGAACACCGCCTTCGAGGGCCGGCCCGGCCCGGTGCACATCCACGTCCCGCAGAACCTCACCCACCGCGGCACGACCGTGGACAACTACCACGACGTCAGGCTGGACGTGGCGCCCGTGCGGCCCGACCTGGAGCAGGTCCAGACCATCGCCGGAGTGCTGGCCGACGCCCTGCGGGAGGGGCGCCGGATCGTCCTCCTGGCCGGCTTCGGCACGATCCGCAGTTACGCCGAGGCGGCGGTGCAGCGCTTCGTCGAGCGCTTCCAGATCCCCGTCGTCACCACCCTGGACGGCAAGGGCGTGATCCCCGAGACCCACCCGCTCGCCGCCGGAGTGTTCTCGGAGAGCGGCCACGCCAGTGCCTGGCAGGCGTTCCGTGAGGCCGACGTGGTCCTGGCCATCGGCAACTCGCTCAACCAACACGCGACGTTCGGCCTGCGCGAGGGCCTGTTCGACGGCAAGACGCTCATCCAGGTCAACATCGACGCCGGCGAGATGGGCAAGCACTACCGGCCCGCTCACGCCCTCGTCTCCGACGCGCGTCTCGCGGTCGAGGCGCTCGGCGCGGCACTGGAGCGGAAGTCCGCTCCGGCCGGACCCGTGCAGGTGCTCGGCCGGGACCACGAGACCCGGCATGTCCCCCACCTTCCCGGGGCGATCCATCCGGGGCGGCTGGCGCAGGCGATCGGCCGCATGCTGCCGGAGGACGCCGTGCTCCTCGCCGACGCCGGTGCCCACCTCGCCTGGCTCGGCTACTACGTCGACCTGGAGCAGGGCCAGAACTTCCGCAAGACGGGCACCTTCGGGCCGATGTCCGCGCACGTGAACGGCGCGATCGGGGTGAAGCTCGCCCAGCCCCACCGGACGGTCGTCGTCGGGTGCGGTGACGGCTGCTACTCGATGGCCGGCTTCGAGCTGATGACCGCCGTCGAGAACGACATCCCCGTCATCTGGGTCATCTTCAACGACGACGAGTACAAGCTGGTCAAGCTCTACCAGATCGCCACCTACGGCGAATCGGGACTGGTGGAATTCCAGAACCCCGACTTCGCGATGTACGCGAAGGCCTGCGGTGCCGACGGCTACCACGTGGAGACGCTCGACGAGTTCGAGGCCGCGTTCCGGGCCGCCCTCACCTCGAACAGACCGACAGTGATCGACGTCAAGATCACCCGATGGGCGCTGCCCCACTACAGCACATCACCGGAAGGCGTCGTCCCCGGCATGTGGGAGGCGCTCGAGGACCGGCTCCACCAGGGCGGACGGGCCGCGCAATGA